The following proteins come from a genomic window of Aspergillus oryzae RIB40 DNA, chromosome 4:
- a CDS encoding cyclin-dependent serine/threonine-protein kinase phoA (protein kinase PCTAIRE and related kinases) yields MDKAQQPSSFQQLEKLGEGTYATVFKGRNRQTGELVALKEIHLDSEEGTPSTAIREISLMKELKHESIVSLYDVIHTENKLMLVFEYMDKDLKKYMDTRGERGQLDQATIKSFMHQLLKGIAFCHENRVLHRDLKPQNLLINKKGQLKLGDFGLARAFGIPVNTFSNEVVTLWYRAPDVLLGSRTYNTSIDIWSAGCIMAELYTGRPLFPGTTNEDQLQKIFRLMGTPSERSWPGISQLPEYKPNFHVYATQDLGLILPQIDPLGLDLLNRMLQLRPEMRVSAHDALQHPWFHDLPQMQAQLQQQQQQQQQQQQQMSGYGGMVTSQQAYQ; encoded by the exons ATGGACAAAGCGCAGCAGCCTAGCTCTTTTCAACAGCTGGAAAAG CTAGGAGAAGGAACGTATGCCACT GTATTCAAGGGCCGGAATCGCCAGACTGGCGAGCTAGTAGCTTTGAAGGAGATTCATCTTGATTCCGAGGAGGGGACACCATCGACGGCCATTCGAGAGATCTCATTGATGAAGGAGCTTAAGCATGAGAGTATTGTTTCGCTTTACGACGTCATCCATACCGAAAACAAGCTGATGCTCGTTTTTGAGTATATGGACAAGGATCTGAAGAAGTACATGGACACTCGAGGCGAACGGGGACAATTAGACCAGGCGACGATCAAGTCATTCATGCACCAGCTCCTCAAGGGCATCGCGTTTTGTCACGAGAACCGAGTCCTCCACCGTGACTTGAAGCCCCAGAATCTCTTGATTAACAAAAAGGGGCAACTCAAACTAGGAGACTTCGGTCTTGCCCGGGCTTTTGGCATACCCGTCAATACATTTTCGAACGAGGTAGTGACGCTATGGTACCGCGCCCCCGATGTCCTCCTCGGCAGCAGGACGTATAACACAAGTATTGATATTTGGTCTGCTGGATGTATCATGGCGGAATTGTACACTGGCCGTCCACTGTTCCCAGGCACCACCAATGAGGACCAGTTGCAGAAGATCTTCCGTCTCATGGGAACGCCGTCGGAGCGCTCGTGGCCCGGTATCTCTCAATTGCCAGAATACAAGCCCAATTTCCATGTCTATGCGACACAAGATCTAGGCCTTATCTTGCCCCAAATCGATCCTCTTGGGCTCGATTTGCTAAACAGGATGCTTCAACTTCGACCAGAGATGCGAGTTAGCGCTCACGATGCACTGCAGCACCCGTGGTTCCACGATCTGCCTCAAATGCAGGCacagctgcagcagcagcagcagcagcagcagcagcaacaacaacaaatGTCCGGGTACGGAGGGATGGTTACTTCCCAGCAGGCGTATCAATGA